One Bacteroidota bacterium genomic window carries:
- the gatC gene encoding Asp-tRNA(Asn)/Glu-tRNA(Gln) amidotransferase subunit GatC gives MQVNDELVNHLSHLAKLEFEAGERDAIKADLEKIIGFCEQLNQVDTEGVEPLIYMTEDVNVLRTDEVKGHLNKAEALFNAPKKDSDYFRAPKVIDKG, from the coding sequence ATGCAAGTTAACGATGAGTTGGTAAACCATCTTTCGCACTTGGCAAAGCTTGAGTTTGAAGCCGGTGAACGTGATGCCATTAAAGCCGATTTGGAAAAAATAATCGGTTTTTGTGAACAGTTGAACCAAGTAGATACCGAAGGAGTTGAGCCGCTGATTTATATGACCGAAGACGTAAATGTATTGCGTACGGATGAGGTAAAAGGCCACTTGAATAAAGCCGAAGCTTTATTTAATGCCCCTAAGAAGGATAGTGATTATTTCCGCGCACCAAAGGTGATTGATAAAGGCTGA
- a CDS encoding 1-acyl-sn-glycerol-3-phosphate acyltransferase, with protein sequence MARKKASKIPHPNALQRIHGWWFFFLLGFGFIVLYPWFAITLSHKKMYPAAHFGRKVWGWFLMTLSGLWLKVEFEEEFDPKKTYVVVANHTSYVDIPVITCGLPGYVTFMAKAELERIPVFGRFFRTMDIGVDRKSPHNAAAAFKLANKRMQEDGTSIVIFPEGTIGTWVPDLGRFKDGPFKAAIASGAYVLPVTLPDNWIKVPEYGPFAARPGKLRMYVHRPIAAAHLKPTDAEELKQNVFHIIETKLNEYAS encoded by the coding sequence ATGGCTAGAAAAAAAGCCTCTAAAATACCCCACCCTAATGCTTTGCAACGCATACACGGCTGGTGGTTTTTCTTTTTACTGGGCTTTGGTTTTATAGTGTTGTATCCTTGGTTTGCTATCACCCTTTCACACAAAAAAATGTATCCGGCTGCCCACTTCGGGCGTAAAGTGTGGGGATGGTTCCTGATGACCTTATCGGGTTTATGGTTAAAAGTGGAGTTTGAGGAAGAATTCGACCCAAAAAAGACATACGTTGTGGTGGCTAATCATACTTCGTACGTTGATATTCCCGTTATTACTTGCGGATTGCCCGGGTATGTAACTTTTATGGCAAAAGCTGAGTTGGAACGGATACCCGTTTTTGGACGGTTTTTCAGAACAATGGATATAGGGGTTGACCGTAAAAGCCCGCACAATGCTGCGGCGGCTTTCAAGCTTGCCAATAAACGGATGCAAGAAGATGGCACCAGTATTGTGATATTTCCGGAAGGTACTATCGGTACGTGGGTACCCGATTTGGGAAGATTTAAAGACGGCCCATTTAAGGCAGCGATAGCATCAGGCGCTTATGTATTGCCGGTTACTTTACCTGATAACTGGATAAAAGTACCTGAATACGGACCCTTTGCTGCCCGCCCCGGAAAGCTGCGAATGTATGTTCATCGTCCTATTGCGGCTGCCCATCTAAAACCCACTGATGCAGAGGAGTTGAAACAAAATGTTTTTCATATTATTGAAACAAAATTGAACGAATATGCAAGTTAA
- a CDS encoding SRPBCC family protein, translating to MTVIEAGQTAINKPSAEVFAFLADCNNHKQLMPAQVINWQSTEVTCSFTIQGTADLALRMKETIEDALIALEPDGRKPFDFMLKWVINPAANGCTVNAILEADLNMFLKMVAVKPLENFLKYQVEQLKTVMNG from the coding sequence ATGACAGTAATTGAAGCAGGCCAAACGGCTATAAACAAACCTTCGGCAGAAGTATTTGCTTTTTTGGCAGATTGTAACAACCATAAACAGCTAATGCCCGCACAGGTAATTAACTGGCAAAGTACTGAGGTAACTTGTAGTTTCACTATCCAAGGCACGGCTGATTTGGCATTGAGGATGAAAGAAACTATTGAAGATGCTCTGATTGCTCTTGAGCCGGACGGCAGAAAACCTTTTGACTTTATGCTGAAATGGGTGATTAACCCTGCTGCAAACGGATGCACAGTAAACGCCATACTTGAAGCTGATTTGAATATGTTTTTGAAGATGGTGGCAGTGAAACCACTTGAAAACTTCTTAAAATATCAGGTTGAGCAATTAAAAACTGTGATGAATGGCTAG
- a CDS encoding DUF4199 domain-containing protein — protein MKQTYLWGALAGAFILIETLVGNQLDIFKDPSTKLYILVINLLTLGLGIYLALRDYKQRNNGHISFARCMFNGILISAMAAIVTAIGYVIYFNYINPDVKVTYMKEAETFFVKEKDSTATTIVQYKENFVVNYNDTVRTTQADRPRIEQMASDSAKVVQTKLDKAGQLFTFSGAVISFTGPLVLIGLLLSVIVASVIATRKQQ, from the coding sequence ATGAAACAAACGTATTTGTGGGGTGCGCTAGCCGGAGCATTTATCCTTATTGAAACCTTAGTCGGCAACCAATTAGATATTTTTAAAGACCCTTCTACCAAACTCTACATCCTGGTTATCAACCTGCTTACGCTAGGTTTAGGGATTTACCTTGCGCTAAGGGACTATAAGCAACGTAACAACGGGCATATTTCTTTTGCGCGTTGTATGTTCAACGGTATTCTTATTTCTGCAATGGCGGCGATAGTTACGGCTATCGGATATGTTATTTATTTCAACTACATAAACCCTGATGTTAAAGTAACTTATATGAAAGAGGCTGAGACCTTTTTTGTAAAAGAAAAAGATTCAACAGCCACCACAATTGTCCAATACAAAGAGAATTTTGTGGTGAACTATAATGATACTGTTCGCACAACACAAGCCGACAGACCTCGTATTGAACAAATGGCTTCTGACTCAGCAAAAGTGGTACAAACCAAATTAGATAAAGCCGGACAGCTTTTCACCTTTTCAGGTGCAGTCATTTCATTTACAGGCCCGTTGGTTCTAATCGGCTTGCTTTTATCCGTTATAGTAGCATCAGTAATAGCAACCAGAAAACAACAATGA
- a CDS encoding PUR family DNA/RNA-binding protein, translated as MEDFNKNDRDEIYSKKIRAGKRTYFFDVKSTRGNDYYITITESKKRQDNGMYVKHKIFLYKEDFNKFMDALNDTINHVKSELMPEYDFEEFNRSQAEYSEDYDRADEA; from the coding sequence ATGGAGGATTTTAACAAAAATGATAGAGATGAGATTTACTCAAAAAAAATAAGGGCAGGAAAACGCACCTATTTTTTTGATGTTAAATCTACCCGTGGGAATGACTATTACATAACCATTACCGAGAGCAAAAAAAGGCAGGATAACGGGATGTATGTGAAGCATAAAATCTTTTTATACAAAGAAGATTTTAACAAATTTATGGATGCCTTGAACGACACCATAAACCACGTGAAAAGCGAGCTGATGCCTGAGTATGATTTTGAGGAGTTTAACCGCTCACAAGCTGAATACTCGGAAGACTACGACCGCGCCGACGAAGCATAA
- a CDS encoding ABC transporter ATP-binding protein, translated as MKTLSTLNKYLFKYRWKLLLGTLFVTVSNIFGVWIGPLVSEAMSEGKKITDAPGFVINDSSVEAIGRVSLYFFMLIVGTTILKGIFMFFMRQTIIVVSRHIEYDMKNDIYAHYQKLSQSFYRKNNTGDLMNRISEDVGRVRMYIGPAIMYFINTITLFVIVIGIMLSINVELTLYSLIPLPILAIAIYYVNTMIEQQSDKIQSQLSKVTSFTQEAFSGIKIIKAFAKETASQRAFEKECEDYKDKSMKLVKVDALFFPLIMMLVGLSTLLTIFIGGKLVIAGELTYGNIAEFVIYVNMLTWPVASLGYITSLVQRAAASQARINEFLDTQPEIVNTSHQPFDFNNAIEFVNVGFKYENAKQKALTNINFSIQKGQTFGIIGSTGSGKSTIASLLLRLYDVQEGQILIDGKPLSATNLEDFRERVGYVPQDVFLFSDSISENIAFGLSNRENPHEKVAQAAKQADIYDNIMDFPKQFETMVGERGVTLSGGQKQRVAIARAIIKEPEILLLDDCLSAVDTKTEATILTNFKDIFQDKTAIIISHRISSVIGADNIIVLDDGEIIETGNHKTLLDAGGKYAELYYKQMREEVEDTTA; from the coding sequence TTGAAAACCTTATCTACCCTTAATAAATACCTGTTTAAGTACCGCTGGAAGTTGCTGTTGGGTACTTTGTTTGTAACCGTTTCTAACATTTTTGGCGTATGGATTGGCCCGCTGGTGAGCGAAGCCATGAGCGAAGGCAAAAAAATAACCGATGCACCCGGTTTTGTAATAAATGACAGCTCCGTTGAAGCAATTGGCCGCGTGAGCCTTTACTTTTTTATGCTGATTGTGGGCACCACGATACTAAAAGGTATCTTCATGTTCTTTATGCGTCAAACCATTATTGTGGTATCAAGGCATATTGAGTACGACATGAAAAACGACATTTATGCGCACTACCAAAAATTGTCTCAATCATTTTACCGCAAAAACAATACGGGCGATTTGATGAACCGCATCAGCGAAGATGTAGGACGCGTGCGCATGTACATTGGCCCAGCGATTATGTATTTTATCAATACCATCACCCTGTTTGTGATTGTTATCGGCATCATGCTTTCTATTAATGTTGAGCTAACGCTGTACTCACTGATACCACTGCCCATTTTGGCCATTGCTATCTACTATGTGAATACCATGATTGAGCAACAGAGCGATAAAATACAATCGCAATTATCAAAAGTAACCAGCTTTACGCAAGAAGCATTTTCAGGTATCAAAATCATCAAAGCATTTGCCAAAGAAACCGCATCGCAACGTGCTTTTGAAAAAGAGTGCGAAGATTATAAAGATAAATCGATGAAGCTGGTGAAGGTGGATGCGCTGTTCTTCCCTCTAATAATGATGCTGGTGGGGCTTAGTACTTTGCTAACCATTTTTATAGGCGGTAAGCTGGTAATTGCCGGAGAGCTAACCTATGGTAATATTGCCGAGTTTGTGATTTATGTGAACATGCTTACATGGCCGGTGGCATCATTGGGTTATATTACATCGCTGGTGCAAAGAGCCGCCGCTTCACAAGCCCGTATCAATGAATTTTTAGATACCCAGCCCGAAATTGTAAATACCAGCCACCAACCCTTTGATTTTAACAACGCCATTGAGTTTGTGAATGTGGGCTTTAAGTATGAAAATGCCAAACAAAAGGCATTAACCAATATTAATTTCAGTATACAAAAAGGACAAACCTTTGGTATTATTGGCTCTACAGGCTCGGGTAAAAGTACCATAGCATCGTTGCTATTACGTTTGTACGATGTGCAGGAAGGCCAAATATTAATTGACGGAAAACCTCTTAGTGCTACTAATCTTGAAGATTTTAGGGAGCGTGTGGGCTATGTGCCACAAGATGTGTTTTTGTTTAGCGATAGTATTTCTGAAAATATTGCTTTTGGCTTAAGTAACCGCGAAAACCCGCACGAGAAGGTGGCTCAAGCTGCAAAACAGGCTGATATTTATGATAATATTATGGATTTTCCGAAGCAGTTTGAAACCATGGTAGGTGAGCGCGGTGTAACGCTTTCGGGAGGCCAAAAACAACGTGTAGCCATTGCAAGGGCAATTATTAAAGAGCCTGAAATTTTATTGCTCGATGATTGCTTATCAGCGGTAGATACTAAAACCGAGGCTACTATTTTGACTAATTTTAAAGACATTTTTCAAGATAAAACTGCGATAATTATCAGCCACAGAATCTCCTCAGTAATAGGTGCTGACAACATAATTGTACTTGATGACGGCGAGATAATTGAAACCGGAAATCACAAAACCTTGCTAGACGCAGGCGGCAAGTATGCCGAGCTATATTATAAGCAGATGCGCGAAGAGGTAGAAGACACTACAGCATAA